From a region of the Zingiber officinale cultivar Zhangliang chromosome 10B, Zo_v1.1, whole genome shotgun sequence genome:
- the LOC122030467 gene encoding sugar transport protein MST6-like, producing the protein MAGGAIVNTGGGKDYPGKLTVFVFFACFVAATGGLIFGYDIGISGGVTSMESFLEKFFPEVYRKEKLDTSTNQYCRFDSQLLTIFTSSLYLAALVASFCASTVTRVLGRKWSMFGGGVVFLVGAVLNGAAKNVLMLILGRILLGIGVGFANQSVPVYLSEMAPARLRGMLNIGFQLMITFGILCANLINYGTAKIKGGWGWRVSLALAVVPAAIISIGSLFLPDTPNSLIERGHAEQAKKMLRRIRGTDDILDEYNDLVAASEESKLVKHPWANIMKRKYRPQLVIGILIPFFQQLTGINVIMFYAPVLFKTMGFGNDASLMSAVITGIVNLFATFISVLTVDKLGRRKLFLEGGVQMLISQSMVGILMAIKLGTSGEGHFSKAYSGFLVLFVCIYVMGFAWSWGPLGWLVPSEIFPLEIRSAGQSINVSVNMFFTFVIAQAFLTMLCHLKFALFFFFGAWVIVMTIFIALFLPETKGVPIEEMALVWKKHWFWSRFISDDDVHERNVEMGKPNSAF; encoded by the exons ATGGCGGGCGGTGCGATCGTCAACACCGGTGGAGGTAAGGACTATCCTGGTAAACTTACTGTGTTCGTCTTCTTCGCCTGCTTCGTCGCCGCCACCGGGGGTCTCATATTCGGATACGACATCGGCATCTCCG GCGGAGTGACCTCGATGGAATCGTTCTTGGAGAAGTTCTTCCCCGAGGTGTACCGGAAGGAGAAGCTCGACACGAGCACCAACCAGTACTGCAGGTTCGACAGCCAGCTCCTGACGATCTTCACGTCGTCTCTGTACCTGGCGGCGCTCGTCGCGTCGTTCTGCGCTTCGACGGTGACGAGGGTGCTGGGGCGCAAGTGGTCCATGTTCGGCGGAGGGGTCGTTTTCCTCGTCGGCGCCGTTCTCAACGGAGCCGCCAAGAACGTGTTGATGCTCATCCTCGGACGCATCCTCCTCGGCATCGGCGTCGGCTTCGCCAATCAG TCTGTGCCTGTGTATCTCTCGGAAATGGCTCCGGCGCGGCTTCGTGGCATGCTCAACATCGGATTCCAGCTCATGATCACGTTTGGAATCCTCTGTGCCAACCTGATCAACTACGGCACCGCTAAGATCAAAGGCGGCTGGGGGTGGCGCGTCAGCCTCGCACTCGCAGTCGTCCCAGCCGCCATTATCTCCATCGGCTCGCTTTTCCTTCCGGACACGCCCAACTCCCTCATCGAGCGTGGCCACGCCGAGCAGGCCAAGAAGATGCTCCGCCGCATTCGCGGCACCGACGACATCCTCGACGAGTATAATGACCTCGTCGCGGCTAGCGAGGAATCTAAACTGGTTAAGCACCCGTGGGCTAACATCATGAAGAGGAAGTACCGCCCGCAGCTCGTCATTGGCATTCTCATTCCCTTCTTCCAGCAGCTGACCGGCATCAATGTCATCATGTTCTACGCCCCTGTGCTGTTCAAAACGATGGGTTTCGGCAACGATGCTTCTCTCATGTCCGCCGTCATCACGGGGATTGTAAACCTGTTCGCTACCTTCATATCTGTTCTCACCGTCGACAAGCTGGGCCGAAGGAAGCTTTTCCTAGAAGGTGGGGTTCAGATGCTCATAAGTCAG TCCATGGTCGGAATTTTAATGGCAATCAAACTGGGAACTAGCGGAGAGGGCCACTTTTCAAAGGCATACTCTGGTTTTCTGGTCCTCTTTGTTTGTATCTACGTGATGGGGTTTGCATGGTCTTGGGGTCCCCTTGGATGGCTGGTTCCCAGCGAGATCTTCCCTCTTGAGATCAGGTCGGCTGGGCAGAGTATCAACGTTTCTGTCAATATGTTCTTCACCTTTGTCATTGCTCAAGCCTTCCTCACCATGCTCTGCCACCTCAAGtttgctctcttcttcttctttggcgCATGGGTGATCGTCATGACCATCTTCATTGCCCTTTTCCTTCCTGAGACAAAAGGCGTGCCGATTGAAGAGATGGCACTTGTCTGGAAGAAACACTGGTTTTGGAGCAGATTTATTTCAGATGACGATGTTCACGAAAGAAATGTTGAGATGGGCAAACCCAATTCTGCATTTTAA
- the LOC122030186 gene encoding F-box protein At1g61340-like, whose product MAVRDTQGEESVPSSSSSSIACPNYFGSAEESIPAGVKLVHSTSSLGRKRVGLSKSVHLANLSSPCGSSSSKKLCTMSTMEQSIHLETLPQDVLVRILSKVDHGDLMQLLFVSKTVNQATTIAKEMHFALRTPISKPVFKDNVDGSEAAPNAPMQHRVARSRLHAINRSSIVVVLFPSCEDE is encoded by the exons ATGGCAGTGAGAGATACTCAGGGAGAAGAATCAGttccgtcgtcgtcgtcgtcaagCATTGCTTGTCCCAACTATTTTGGTTCAGCAGAAGAATCGATTCCGGCCGGAGTAAAATTGGTCCATAGCACAAGCTCATTGGGGCGAAAAAGAGTTGGTTTGTCCAAGTCTGTTCACTTAGCCAATTTGTCCTCTCCATGTGGTTCATCATCCTCTAAGAAACTGTGTACCATGTCCACAATGGAGCAATCCATTCATCTGGAGACACTGCCTCAAGATGTTCTG GTAAGAATATTATCTAAGGTCGATCATGGTGACCTGATGCAACTCCTCTTTGTATCCAAGACTGTGAATCAAGCT ACAACCATTGCTAAAGAGATGCATTTCGCTCTTCGCACCCCAATTTCAAAGCCAGTCTTTAAGGACAACGTCGATGGCAGCGAAGCAGCTCCTAATGCACCGATGCAACATAGGGTCGCAAGATCAAGGCTTCATGCGATAAACCGATCAAGTATTGTCGTAGTTCTTTTCCCATCTTGTGAGGATGAATGA
- the LOC122030353 gene encoding uncharacterized protein LOC122030353: protein MVFLCFLVDQRRRVRSSKPAAGICSRCGACARVADMETATRFCYVPVHRRSWRAIICTFCGALLKSYN from the coding sequence ATGGTGTTCCTGTGCTTTCTGGTGGACCAGCGGCGGAGGGTCCGGAGCAGCAAGCCGGCGGCGGGGATCTGCTCGCGGTGCGGGGCGTGCGCGCGGGTGGCGGACATGGAGACGGCCACGCGCTTCTGCTACGTGCCGGTGCACCGCAGGAGCTGGCGGGCGATCATCTGCACCTTCTGCGGCGCCCTCCTCAAATCCTACAACTAA
- the LOC122028831 gene encoding protein STRUBBELIG-RECEPTOR FAMILY 3-like isoform X2, whose amino-acid sequence MVLFIQVNDMNSRVILWVGLLVIFVLSRCYSFTDERDVTAINSFYVALGSPPLPGWIANGGDPCTENWQGVRCVNSNITEIIINAANLGGQLGDGLGKFSSIISIDLSNNNIGGGIPENLPLTLRTFFLSANQFTGSIPSSLSQLTLLTDMSINNNQLSGDLPDVFSSQTGLINFGPLPASMGNLSSLTTFHVQNNQLSGLLNVLEDLPLINLNIENNLFAGPVPEKLFNIPNFKKDGNPFTTSIAPSMAPPQSASPPARSGIPVPDTKHTNSSNEPSSQENPDSGNNGKMSTLKLVAYVVVSLILAIVIILLVIFCISKYQERKADHDQLVKSQTEIPGRRFNEPRSEEHSAKTNNVVTEFAKVNHNDEAKELGSNAMIAAVSKNSEKENEHKVDVRETDLIMPPPPPPPPPPPPPPLVEKFVVKPIAPSRHASISQTNTPPTSATSFSVAELQQYTNYFNEENLVRDSMLGKVYLAEISGRKLEVLKLDNVNSRMPVDDFLELVLTISELRHPNIVELVGYCAEFDQRLLVYKHFSKKTLDYVIHVGDDLNGKLSWVARLEVALGAARALEYLHKGCQPPLVHQNFELANILINDKLVVRVTECGLSSLTSSNSVTQLSGRMRALYSYEAPEINDGGQYTERSDVYSFGVVMLELLTGRKPYDSTRPRAEQHLVRWASSQLYDINALTRMVDPSLAGRYSEKSLSCFADIISRCIQQEPEFRPAMSDVVQDLIRMIKDLKGARN is encoded by the exons ATGGTGTTATTTATCCAAGTGAATGACATGAATTCAAGGGTCATCTTGTGGGTTGGTCTGCTCGTGATTTTTGTTTTGTCACGTTGCTACTCATTCACTGATGAGCGAGATG TTACTGCTATAAATAGCTTCTATGTTGCACTGGGTTCGCCTCCTCTTCCTGGCTGGATTGCTAATGGAGGAGATCCCTGCACAGAGAACTGGCAAGGTGTTCGATGTGTTAACTCAAATATAACTGAAAT AATTATCAATGCTGCAAATCTTGGAGGACAACTGGGTGATGGATTAGGCAAATTTTCGTCAATAATTTCAAT AGATCTGAGTAACAACAACATTGGTGGAGGCATACCAGAAAATCTTCCTCTTACCCTGCGTACATT TTTTCTTTCAGCTAATCAATTCACAGGCAGCATCCCAAGTTCTTTATCGCAGTTAACGCTTCTGACAGACAT GTCAATTAATAACAATCAATTGAGTGGTGATCTGCCAGATGTCTTTAGCTCCCAAACTGGTCTAATAAACTT TGGCCCATTACCAGCTTCAATGGGAAACTTGTCATCTTTGACTACCTT TCATGTGCAGAATAATCAGCTCTCTGGCTTATTAAATGTGTTGGAAGATCTTCCTCTCATCAATTT GAACATAGAGAATAATCTATTTGCAGGACCTGTCCCAGAGAAGCTGTTCAACATTCCAAATTTCAA AAAAGATGGAAACCCCTTTACTACCTCTATTGCACCATCAATGGCTCCGCCTCAATCTGCATCACCACCTGCTCGTTCAGGAATCCCAGTCCCTGATACCAAACATACAAACTCTTCGAATGAACCATCAAGTCAAGAAAACCCTGACAGTGGGAACAATGGAAAAATGTCAACTTTGAAACTTGTTGCATATGTTGTTGTTTCTTTGATTCTAGCTATTGTCATTATCTTGCTGGTCATCTTTTGTATATCAAAATACCAAGAGAGGAAGGCAGACCATGATCAATTGGTGAAAAGCCAGACCGAAATCCCAGGAAGAAGGTTCAATGAGCCTAGAAGTGAAGAACATTCTGCAAAGACAAACAATGTAGTGACTGAAT TTGCCAAGGTGAATCACAATGATGAAGCGAAGGAACTTGGATCTAATGCAATGATTGCAG CAGTGTCTAAGAACTCTGAAAAGGAGAATGAGCACAAAGTTGATGTGAGAGAGACTGATCTAATTATGCCCCcacctccgcctccgcctccgccgccgccgcctccgccTCTTGTGGAAAAATTTGTTGTGAAGCCAATTGCTCCCAGTAGACACGCTAGCATTTCGCAAACAAACACTCCCCCAACATCTGCTACATCATTTTCTGTTGCTGAACTTCAACAATACACGAATTATTTTAATGAAGAAAATTTGGTCAGAGATAGTATGTTGGGCAAGGTATACCTTGCAGAGATTTCTGGCAGAAAG CTTGAAGTCCTGAAGCTTGACAACGTGAACTCAAGAATGCCAGTTGATGACTTTTTAGAACTGGTTCTAACCATCTCTGAACTCAGGCATCCTAACATTGTTGAGCTGGTTGGGTACTGTGCCGAGTTTGATCAGCGTCTGCTTGTCTACAAGCACTTTAGTAAGAAGACATTAGATTATGTGATTCATGTTGGAGATGATCTCAATGGTAAACTATCATGGGTTGCCCGCCTTGAGGTAGCCCTAGGGGCAGCAAGGGCCTTAGA GTATCTTCATAAGGGTTGCCAACCACCACTCGTGCACCAAAATTTTGAACTTGCCAATATTCTCATTAATGATAAGCTTGTTGTCCGTGTTACAGAATGTGGTTTGTCTTCATTAACGTCATCCAACTCGGTGACTCAG TTATCAGGTCGAATGCGTGCATTGTACAGTTATGAAGCCCCTGAGATCAATGATGGTGGACAATATACTGAGAGGAGTGATGTGTACAGTTTTGGTGTTGTCATGCTAGAGCTTCTCACTGGACGCAAGCCATATGACAG CACACGTCCTCGTGCTGAACAACATCTTGTGAGATGGGCTAGTTCTCAGCTGTATGACATCAATGCTTTAACAAGGATGGTGGATCCTTCATTAGCTGGAAGGTATTCTGAGAAATCGCTGTCCTGCTTTGCTGACATTATAAGCCGCTGCATTCAG CAAGAGCCAGAGTTCCGACCGGCCATGTCTGATGTTGTTCAGGATCTCATTCGCATGATCAAGGATCTGAAGGGTGCAAGAAATTGA
- the LOC122028831 gene encoding protein STRUBBELIG-RECEPTOR FAMILY 3-like isoform X1 yields MVLFIQVNDMNSRVILWVGLLVIFVLSRCYSFTDERDVTAINSFYVALGSPPLPGWIANGGDPCTENWQGVRCVNSNITEIIINAANLGGQLGDGLGKFSSIISIDLSNNNIGGGIPENLPLTLRTFFLSANQFTGSIPSSLSQLTLLTDMSINNNQLSGDLPDVFSSQTGLINLDLSFNNFSGPLPASMGNLSSLTTFHVQNNQLSGLLNVLEDLPLINLNIENNLFAGPVPEKLFNIPNFKKDGNPFTTSIAPSMAPPQSASPPARSGIPVPDTKHTNSSNEPSSQENPDSGNNGKMSTLKLVAYVVVSLILAIVIILLVIFCISKYQERKADHDQLVKSQTEIPGRRFNEPRSEEHSAKTNNVVTEFAKVNHNDEAKELGSNAMIAAVSKNSEKENEHKVDVRETDLIMPPPPPPPPPPPPPPLVEKFVVKPIAPSRHASISQTNTPPTSATSFSVAELQQYTNYFNEENLVRDSMLGKVYLAEISGRKLEVLKLDNVNSRMPVDDFLELVLTISELRHPNIVELVGYCAEFDQRLLVYKHFSKKTLDYVIHVGDDLNGKLSWVARLEVALGAARALEYLHKGCQPPLVHQNFELANILINDKLVVRVTECGLSSLTSSNSVTQLSGRMRALYSYEAPEINDGGQYTERSDVYSFGVVMLELLTGRKPYDSTRPRAEQHLVRWASSQLYDINALTRMVDPSLAGRYSEKSLSCFADIISRCIQQEPEFRPAMSDVVQDLIRMIKDLKGARN; encoded by the exons ATGGTGTTATTTATCCAAGTGAATGACATGAATTCAAGGGTCATCTTGTGGGTTGGTCTGCTCGTGATTTTTGTTTTGTCACGTTGCTACTCATTCACTGATGAGCGAGATG TTACTGCTATAAATAGCTTCTATGTTGCACTGGGTTCGCCTCCTCTTCCTGGCTGGATTGCTAATGGAGGAGATCCCTGCACAGAGAACTGGCAAGGTGTTCGATGTGTTAACTCAAATATAACTGAAAT AATTATCAATGCTGCAAATCTTGGAGGACAACTGGGTGATGGATTAGGCAAATTTTCGTCAATAATTTCAAT AGATCTGAGTAACAACAACATTGGTGGAGGCATACCAGAAAATCTTCCTCTTACCCTGCGTACATT TTTTCTTTCAGCTAATCAATTCACAGGCAGCATCCCAAGTTCTTTATCGCAGTTAACGCTTCTGACAGACAT GTCAATTAATAACAATCAATTGAGTGGTGATCTGCCAGATGTCTTTAGCTCCCAAACTGGTCTAATAAACTT GGATCTTTCTTTCAATAATTTCAGTGGCCCATTACCAGCTTCAATGGGAAACTTGTCATCTTTGACTACCTT TCATGTGCAGAATAATCAGCTCTCTGGCTTATTAAATGTGTTGGAAGATCTTCCTCTCATCAATTT GAACATAGAGAATAATCTATTTGCAGGACCTGTCCCAGAGAAGCTGTTCAACATTCCAAATTTCAA AAAAGATGGAAACCCCTTTACTACCTCTATTGCACCATCAATGGCTCCGCCTCAATCTGCATCACCACCTGCTCGTTCAGGAATCCCAGTCCCTGATACCAAACATACAAACTCTTCGAATGAACCATCAAGTCAAGAAAACCCTGACAGTGGGAACAATGGAAAAATGTCAACTTTGAAACTTGTTGCATATGTTGTTGTTTCTTTGATTCTAGCTATTGTCATTATCTTGCTGGTCATCTTTTGTATATCAAAATACCAAGAGAGGAAGGCAGACCATGATCAATTGGTGAAAAGCCAGACCGAAATCCCAGGAAGAAGGTTCAATGAGCCTAGAAGTGAAGAACATTCTGCAAAGACAAACAATGTAGTGACTGAAT TTGCCAAGGTGAATCACAATGATGAAGCGAAGGAACTTGGATCTAATGCAATGATTGCAG CAGTGTCTAAGAACTCTGAAAAGGAGAATGAGCACAAAGTTGATGTGAGAGAGACTGATCTAATTATGCCCCcacctccgcctccgcctccgccgccgccgcctccgccTCTTGTGGAAAAATTTGTTGTGAAGCCAATTGCTCCCAGTAGACACGCTAGCATTTCGCAAACAAACACTCCCCCAACATCTGCTACATCATTTTCTGTTGCTGAACTTCAACAATACACGAATTATTTTAATGAAGAAAATTTGGTCAGAGATAGTATGTTGGGCAAGGTATACCTTGCAGAGATTTCTGGCAGAAAG CTTGAAGTCCTGAAGCTTGACAACGTGAACTCAAGAATGCCAGTTGATGACTTTTTAGAACTGGTTCTAACCATCTCTGAACTCAGGCATCCTAACATTGTTGAGCTGGTTGGGTACTGTGCCGAGTTTGATCAGCGTCTGCTTGTCTACAAGCACTTTAGTAAGAAGACATTAGATTATGTGATTCATGTTGGAGATGATCTCAATGGTAAACTATCATGGGTTGCCCGCCTTGAGGTAGCCCTAGGGGCAGCAAGGGCCTTAGA GTATCTTCATAAGGGTTGCCAACCACCACTCGTGCACCAAAATTTTGAACTTGCCAATATTCTCATTAATGATAAGCTTGTTGTCCGTGTTACAGAATGTGGTTTGTCTTCATTAACGTCATCCAACTCGGTGACTCAG TTATCAGGTCGAATGCGTGCATTGTACAGTTATGAAGCCCCTGAGATCAATGATGGTGGACAATATACTGAGAGGAGTGATGTGTACAGTTTTGGTGTTGTCATGCTAGAGCTTCTCACTGGACGCAAGCCATATGACAG CACACGTCCTCGTGCTGAACAACATCTTGTGAGATGGGCTAGTTCTCAGCTGTATGACATCAATGCTTTAACAAGGATGGTGGATCCTTCATTAGCTGGAAGGTATTCTGAGAAATCGCTGTCCTGCTTTGCTGACATTATAAGCCGCTGCATTCAG CAAGAGCCAGAGTTCCGACCGGCCATGTCTGATGTTGTTCAGGATCTCATTCGCATGATCAAGGATCTGAAGGGTGCAAGAAATTGA